The Panthera leo isolate Ple1 chromosome D1, P.leo_Ple1_pat1.1, whole genome shotgun sequence region GAAGGagtatttacatataattaagTGGAATTTTATGAGAAGGGTTTGTTCTCCTTCCctgtttattcagtcatttattgtGTGGACTCCTGTACGTTTATTTCATACTTAGTGCCTCCAATAGTATGTTATTAATTTGGTGCAAATTGTTGCAGAACTCTTTCAGGGTTGGCCATTGAGAACTCTTTCAGGGTTAGCATCTCTGTCCCATTGACTTGTACTACAAGATCCTCATGTTACATTTTCCCTGCCCCAGTCTTAGAATCAGCCATTTATCCAAGGAGCCCTAGTTTCTTTTGTTGGACAATGGTATTTTGAAACTAAGATCCAGGCACTGAGATAGAGGGCGAGAGAGaaccccgagcaggctccacgctgtcaatgtggagcccaacgtggggctcaatccaacgaactgtgagagctgaaatcaagagtcagacacttacctgactgagcccatcatttatttatgttttattccttatatatatgtaaagcagTTTCAAACTTTTTAATCTGTACTCCCTGAAAAACAAATTTACCAACTAAAGTACAGTGTTTGTGTACAGagtactgatttaaaaaaaaaaagaatgaggggcacctgggtggctcggtcggttaagcatctgacttcggctcaggatcgcacggttcatgagctcatggtccgggctctgggctccatgctaactGTGCGGAGTctgcgtgagattctctctccctctctctctgccctttgctcactcacaccctttctctctcaagcataaaaaatttttttaaaagatgaaatatctGTGTGTTGAGGATAGTTTTAAAGACAATCACACAAGACTTTGTACTCTTTGATGGCCTCATCTTCTTTGTAGAATTGTCTGTTAGAGCTTTGTGTCTGCTTGAAGATTTACCCATGGCTCTAAGCACAAAGGATGATACAGATAGTAATTCTAAGAGTAGTGAAATACCCAAATACAGGAAGCTAATAATAGGAAAAGTACCAAGAACCTTGGATAATCGATCTGTCAATAGTGGGCACTTTATGGATGTTCATGCATTTGTGCTGTTTTTGTTAGCATTTGTCTTGtgacattttttataaaatgcctttctcggggcgcctgggtggcgcagtcggttaagcgtccgacttcagccaggtcacgatctcgcggtccgtgagttcgagccccgcgtcaggctctgggctgatggctcggagcctggagcctgtttccgattctgtgtctccctttctctctgcccctccctcgttcatgctctgtctctctctgtcccaaaaataaataaaaaacattgaaaaaaaaaaattaaaaaaaaaaaaaaaaaaaaaaaataaaataaaatgcctttctcGCTGAAATGACTACCATAGTTTCACATCTACCCTGGttattaatggattttttttttctctgaaatcgTAAATACCTTGAGGAATTTCAGCATAGTAATAGATTTGAGTTTTGGCTACTCTGAACAATACTGTAGGTTTTATTGTCATTGGTGGCGTTTTGAAGGAGTAGCAGCTGGGCTTTTGTTAAAGAAAGATTTAATTCACATATTGATGAGGATACCAAAAATGGGCCCTAATTGGTATAATTCCATCTGGATTTGTGGCCAACATTGTGACAAGTTTTATTCTTAAGGATGCTGTTCTGTGtagctccttccctcctcttctgccccGTTCCCTTCAAATTTTCTACTCTCTTTGCCAAGAAAATAATGGTTACGTTGCtgctgttttcttgcttttggaTCCAGCTTCTAGTAACTTTACAGTTAACTAGGTTTGCCGTTCATAAATGAAGTAACAGTACTAGCTGGCCACTAGCGAAGTCGTGGCATAATTGAATGTGTTTCTAGCTTCCTGCCTGATTGAGCGTCCCTGTGACACAGGTGTTCTGCATCTTTAAAAGCCTCTTGTTACCAGGGAGCAGCTTTGACTTTTCACACCGGGTGCACATTTGGTACAAGCAGTGAATGAATGTGatgcatgaataaatatttgtgtccAGCCCACACATCTGCTTCTTTCGGTCTCTAGTGAGTTcatcctggttttttgttttgttttgttttgttttccagctgCTGTGACTTACTCGAAGCCTCGATTGGCCACATTTTGGCACTATGCCAAGGTTGAGCTGGTTCCTCCAACCCCTGCTGAGATCCCTACAGCTATTCAGAGCTTGAAAAAAATAGTCAAGAGCGCTCAAACTGGTAGCTTCAAACAGCTTACAGTTAAGGTAACTATAGGCTAAATGAAAACGTATGTGCATAACAGAAAATGTCTTCCCTTGGGATTATTCTGATTGTTTTGGTTAATACATGTATTTTCCAGTGAGGCCGAAACCTAAATAATGAGAGATAATCTGTTTCTTGACTGCTGTGAAAGATATTTACCTTTCTAATTTTGTCATCTGGGTTGAAATAATTCAAGCTATTTTATGTCTTCGTTTCCTATTAGTCGTATAACCAAGAAGTGAGCATTTTTACGGGGcaccttttttccctctcctgttTTGGTTAGTATACTGAAATAGGATGGCTTACTTTGCTGATTCTCTACTTTTTTTCAATCTGTAGTCCTGGAAGTATTCCCAGTTTAGCCAAAAGATCTCTTGGACTATATCACAATCAGGAGGCTAACACTCATATGGaagataaaaataccaaaaccTAGCAAGCACATCCTGTAACATGAAGGGTTATGGAATTGCATTCAGATAAAATCTAAAGACTGTAAGAATTGGAGCTTGGATTTTATGTTTGCTTGCTTGAGCCAAACACAGGatacaaaaaaacctaaataacTAAATTACTGCTGCCTTTAGAATCTACATCCTGGAAAATCGTTATTTTTCAGGAGACTTCCAATATTTCTGGTCTCTTTTgaaggggaaaatgaaaattcacaTCCAGGTACTTAAAGGAACAGACCCAGTTGTGTTGTGGAAAAGTACTTTTTTCAACTAGAGCTTCAAGATCCATGGTTGCTTGCATGCAGCATTGCTTTTAGGAACCAGTCACGTGCTTGTTTTGCTCTCAGGGCAGTACAACATTGATCTGGGAAACTGAATATTCACTGAATATTTGGAAAGAGTTaaaccaaataataaatgaataaaggggAAGACCAAGCTCTTCAACTCTCAACAAATTCTCTTTGGCCAGACAGAATTGTCTGTTCTGAGACTTGCCTTCCTATCCTTTCATATGAATGCCCTGTCTAAATGTGTCAGCTCTTTCCAGGATGTGGGTTGTTTTAGGGCTCATAAAGTGTCTCATAAACTAATAATGAAAGGGTTAAGTCAGTTCAGCTCTTTAAAGAACGCTTTGAAAGAATTTATAAGCTCTGGACTATTTACCTTACATAATTGAAAGTTCAAGTGTCCTCAGCAGTTGAACAAATTTAACATCCGTGATTCTTGACTTGGGCTAAAATCGCCCTCTAAATGAGTAGCATCCTTATATTCTGTTGCTTACTCCTGGAaaagaatacttttaaatatgtaagaaaaaaatgtacattaaaatttaTGCTGCTTTTTTCAGGAAGCTCTGCTGAATGGTTTGGTGGCCACTGAGGTGTGGATGTGGTTTTATGTCGGCGAGATCATAGGCAAGCGTGGCATCATTGGCTATGATGTTTGAAGACCAATCTTTAacatctgtctgtctgtatttGGTTTGTTATTTGAGTGTTTTTGGACAATATGTGATCAGACtggtatttgaataaaataagataatgtatcaAAATCAATGTTTTCTCTATCAGACACTACATGGAAGGATCACAGTTTCTCTTGATAATAAGAGGAGTTGTCTTTTGCTTTAATGCGGCTCTAAGTGCATGTCTTTTGCTTAGCCTAAAATCGGAAAGGATCTATGTGAACATACCAACCTGGTGTATGCATTTATGAGGATAATTTGAACAACAGATTAACATTCTAATTGAGTGTTTAAAATGGATGATAAATTTATTTCCAGAATAGGGAAAGTCTTTCCAGGGAAAGACTTGGGAAAACTAGAACTTGCTACAGTAGGAAAAACAGTAATACCACGTGCCAAACTGATATGGTTAAATCGTGTTAgtaatacaaagaacaaaatttgGATGGTTTCTCTTTGCCAAAatcagagagagaattttttgaTAACACCTGTATTTATAAATGCTGGAGTACTTGGTGATATTCTGAGTATCTTTGTAACGTCTTTAACCGCAGGACATAGCAAATGAGAGCCAGGATGTacatttttaatctaattttgaTGTGTATTATACTATTAATCTAttctgttttttccagttttatgatttttagaCCCTATCTTTGCAAAAATAAGATACCCTGTGGGTATTTAAATAGCTACaatttaggggcgcctcggtggctaagctggttaagcatccgactttggcccaggtcatgatctcaccattccctagttcaagctccgcgtcgggctttgtgctgacaactcagagcctggagcctgcttcaggttctgtatccCCCGCCTcgtcctttgcccctcccccactcactctctctcaaaaataaacaaacatttaaataaataaatagttataaTTTAGTATCATCCATGGGTCTAAATAATACATTATATcctgaaataaatagaaatgattgCCATCTGCCTGTCTTCttgagctgttttatttttattttttttaacgtttattcatttttgagagacaagagtgtgaatgggaaaagggcagaaagcgagggagacacagaatccaaagcaggatccaggctctgaactgtcagcacagagcccgacatggggctcgaactcaggagctgtgagatcgtgacctgagctgaagtcggacacccaaccaactgagccacccaggtgccccttcttgaGCTGTTTTATTGAGGATATAAAAGAGACTTAACCAGTTGTTGGCTTCTCTGGGGATCATACCATCTTTGAATGGCTTATTGGTATGTTTCTAAGGCCATTAGAACGGTCTTGCAACCATTGCAAAACATGTTCTACCAGCTGATGATAACCAAAAGGTGGTTGCATACTAGAAAAGCATCGTGGCTCACCGTATAGTATTACTTCTTTAACAGCACTAAACATGTATCCAGTCATTTGTCCACCACATTCAGAAAACTGCTGTAGCTTAGTAAACGGCACAGTTTTCCCAAGTGATCGGCAGGAAAGTCAACACAGAGGCTGCTGCTCTTTTGAAATGAAGCGATGCCTGACTTACTGCTTCTTGCGCTGATCACAGGTGGTCAAAACCGAAACTGCCTCTTCAAAGGGCATTCGGTAACTTAAAATATGCATTGCAAAAGACTGAGAATCACTGACTACTACAATAAGGGTGATCTTTATGAGTTTCTCCATTTCATACAGTGAGTATTAAGATtaacaaaaacacacatttcaCGGTGTGGAGGCAGCTAGCACTACTAACCTACAAGGCTTAGTTGATTGGCAACATGTCATGTTTTTCAACCATCTGgtcaccccagaaagttctcaaaataaacattgactgCTCACTTCACTGCAACTTCCTCGTCTGCTGTACAGCGCACCTCTGATGTGTGGTGGCTAGAAGTGCATGTATAGAGTTTTCTTAGGTTAAGAGAGCAGTGGGCTCCTTAAAGTGGCACCTTCCCCTCACCAGCCAGTTACCTTCTGCCCTCCTAAATCCCACATGCCTTATCTCCCAGTAAAGAACCATCGAGGCCGTCTTTCACCGAATTTGTGTGTGCCCAGTGATTGCCACTGGCAACTTGAGCACCCCTCAGATACTCACTGCGCACCTCCTAACTCGTGGCGCTGTGCTAAGTGGGAGAAACATCAGGAAACAAGACTGAACGTTACCTGCTTCATGATGTGCCTGGTCTGGCGAGACAGGTAATTAAGCGTGCAGTTACAGTAACGTGAGAAGTGCTATGATGAGGGAAGCGGGAGGTATGCTTGGAAGAGTCTAAGGCAGATTTGAGAAGGGGGTTCCAGGGAGGCTGTCAGAGCAACTACTATCAAAAGTAAACCAGAGGAGTAAGTTAGCCAAGAATGGGACATGGTACACTGGGCAGGTAGAACAGCCAGTGTAAAAGCTATTAAGTCGGAAAGAGTCTGGCATATTGGAGGGTCTGAAAGAACAGAAGTACGACTGAATCGCCAGGTAGAAGTAGTCATGTAAGACCAGAGAATGGGGACCAGATCATGAAGTGCCTTTTATGCCTTACTAAGGATCGGGTTGTCTCAAGGCCAGTGAATGGAGAACTGTTGAAGACTTTTGACAAGGCACGATTTCTGTCCTCAGTTTGTATGGTCTAACAGCAGCAGGCAATTTCACTTCCAGGTAACAGAGGCTAGGACAGGAACATGCATGGGGGACATGTGAGAGTACAGGTGGTCCTGTACTTCTCTCCATATGTAGAAATACAGATactcgtggggcacctgggtggctcggtcagttaagcatctgactcttgagttcagctcacgtgatctcacggttcgtgggatcgagccctgtgtcaggctctgtgctgacagtgcctgcATGGATTCTCGCTctagctctctgcctctctctctcaaactgaaaaaaaaagaaaaaaccagatGCAGATACTCTTAGTACACAGCATCATGAGGAGAGGGGAGATTATAGTTTCTGAAGTTCAAGCCAACTCTACATGTATCCCAGTCACTGTGTTTCAAAGGTGTGACTTCTAAGGAAaccactttataaaaataaattcttgaacCTAAATGTCAATAAATACCAGCCTTTTTATGAGGCTTTCATTTCAAGACCACATTGAACATGAAACTGTCCGCATTGCCTGCTTAATCCTCTGTTCTGTACATGTCACGTTGTTCTTCTTGGATAacagtttctcctttcttttctactcATCTTTTCCATACCTAAGTTTCTTCTACCTTGATTTCTAAGGACAGCCCCATACAAATTACTTTCTTCGTATTTCATAATTGTATAGTGCTTCCCATTTTCAGAGCACTTGCACTGACTCGTTTCGCCCTCTACTTTCCTCCCAGGTAGGTGGCATCAGTGATAGACCCATTTAACAGGAATTCAGTAGCAGAAACATGAAATGATTTGGCTAGGATCCCATGAGTAACACGTAGTGGCACCACAAGTTGGGCCCAGGTAGTGGTGCCGTGTTGTGGTCTATGCCCTGACCACGCCTGACCACCTACCTAGTAGACCCGCCTCCATTGTATGTTCACAGGGCCTTATTACTTTGTATGCTCTCAGGCCTGTTTTGCCCTGCTGTCCATCTCTGGAAGCTTTATTGTCCCATCAAAGGTCATCCTACCTAATCTTGGGTAAGGTCATATTTAGCTTCGTAGGACTTAATATTTCCTAATTAGCGTAGCTTTTATTTCTACCATAACATGAACTGGTACACTTGTGATCACTCAGGATAAATACAGTAGCAATTTGACCGGAAATTCTCTTAGAAGGGAATTAACCAGCTTACCTCCTGGCAATAAAATATCGATGTGTAAGACCCTGGACAATCTGCCTGTCTGTAGCCTTGCCTTAATCTTTCAACCCTTGCGTCAGCCACTCAATTTCCCACCCGTCCCCATAAAAGCCAGCTTTAAATCTCATCAAATTACACATCCGCTATCCCCGATTGTTGCAATTTATCAGTCGCCAAActatttttttgcttcttgacaatttttttctcctggcTCACTGTCACTACAAAA contains the following coding sequences:
- the ATP5MG gene encoding ATP synthase subunit g, mitochondrial gives rise to the protein MAQFVRNLAEKAPALVNAAVTYSKPRLATFWHYAKVELVPPTPAEIPTAIQSLKKIVKSAQTGSFKQLTVKEALLNGLVATEVWMWFYVGEIIGKRGIIGYDV